Genomic DNA from Coffea arabica cultivar ET-39 chromosome 7e, Coffea Arabica ET-39 HiFi, whole genome shotgun sequence:
ATGCTTCACAATAAATGAACTAATGACAGATTATTCAATTCAATAATTTTTCCTAGGCAGCAGATTACTATTGGTGAATAACATCCTTCAGACTCGCCACCAAAATAAGCAATAAATAGATCTGCAACCAGAACTCTAAAGCAGTCAGTGAAGAACAActcagaagaagaaaaaggagaaaccaATAGTAAGTACGATTGACACCTCTAGTAGTAGCAAGTCTATGGGAACCATGTACTCCCTCAATCAGGACACTAAGATGATAACTAGGAAAGAATTTAAAAGTAGTAGCTGCAAGTCTAATGACAGCAACATTAATAATAGACATGTCCGAAAAGATTAGTTTTCTAGACTTAGCACCCCCTAAATCATGATTGACGTGGAATAAGAATAAGGTAAGATTGAGTGGAAGCTTCATCAACGGCCGTAGGAGAGAATAATTGTTTCAAGCATCATGTTTGAAATGTTTCTCCCTCAACAATTTCTGGTAAAAAGTCAGATAAAATGACAACCACGTATATTGTGTGTGCTCATTACACATACGTACACacatgaaaatgaaatttaagtCATAATTACCCTTTGTTGTTGTTTCAGCAGAAGTTTCATATTCCTGCATTCATAATTATCACCCCTTTGGGAAGGAACCCCAAGAGTACCGTCACCACAACTGCAAGGCAAACTGAAGTGACTTAGATAGGAGTCAAATGTGGAATGGTGACTAAAGATATCACTTCACACCCACAAACTGGATACATCGAAGAGAAACTTGTAGTTGTGACAAATCACAGAAATTTAATTGGTAATACAGAATTCAGAAGGAAGGGAGCTTAAAGTCATTCTATCAATCCAAATAAGTCATTTTGTCATCCCCACTTCAGTATCTACCCATAAATTACTGAATAAATATTTACCATTTAGAGGTACAGCAGTATTTCCATGGTAATGAGTCAGTGACAATGGCTGCTGAAAAGATGTCAATGTTGATCACTGCTTAACAAACAGATCAGGAAGAAACGAGTCTTCCACACACTGATGCAAAAGTTAAATATGGCACTAGCAACTGAACTTTCAGGGGGCAGCACATTATTAAAATGACACTTCATTTTTGTACAATACTTGCTCTCATACAAAAAATGCAAGTTTCTTAGCGGTTGTCCTGGTATTTACATCATCCATGAGGTGCATCATGTGATGTTGTCCACAATAGTTAGATTTTGAGCTTCTAATAAGCCAAACAAAAATCGTTGTCCCAATAACCAATTACCAGCAAAACTAACATACAAAAGACAAGCACCCACCATATGTCCATTTTGTGCCACTTTAGTGGACAGATGAAGTTCTATGCAATAATTATATTTGACATTAGTCAAAGCATAATCACCCAACAATCAGATGCTAACCTGATCCAGCAATTTCGGCAGACATCAGGATCACATTCCCTATCTGCAGCAAAACAAGGACATTGACGACTTCGGCACTGACTTTTAGCACAATGACACCCTCTGAATCGGTTTTTACAACTCTTTGGGCATCTGGAATAGAAAATAATTGTATATCATCCACAGGATTCATTGTAATGTGAAATATATCAGCAAGAATAATGTTACCTGGAATTAAACCTTGCACTACATAGGATAGAACAAGGTAAATCTCATTTCCTAAATATCTGTACTGTCTGATAAGAATCTAACCCAAATATTTTATGCCATATAATCTATTGCCTTGCATTCTCCACAAGTTGATAAATTTTAATAAGTCAAGCAAAAAAGCCTACTATAATGCACAGCATCCACACTTGACAAGGACATCTACCCTAGCGGGGTAGCTCACCAACAGCTCATGCTGAGGAGGAAGAAGTTGGgcatgttttcttcttttttgtaaTTTATCTGTTTGTTGACAGGTATGAATAAGAATTGACTTGCCCATTCATCCTTAACAGAGTGCTTAAGAATTTTGCAGAGGAAAAACAACTCACCCGCAGTATTTTTCACAACATGTTCCATTTACAAGGCAGGGACACTCTTTTCCACAGGGAGATTGACATCCACATGGGTTGTACTGACGACAAGGTTGATCCTTCCTCTCAGAAATTCGCTTCCTAATTGAATGGTATCCAGCAGATTTCCAAGTATACTTTAAGCGTCGAACTCTACCTCTCCTACGCAAGAATTTTGACCTTCTCCGAACTCCATTACCCTATTTCATTTTCCAGACTCAATATGGTAAACATTTTATGATAGGCTGGAGAATGTTATACAACATTGAGATGAGCAAAAGGGAAAGTACTAACCATGGTTTCTTTGCCATCAACCTTGTAATAACCATCAATTAGAGCATTTGCTCCATCACCAGATTGAGAGATTAGCTTATTATCATAGCTATTCATATACAGGAAAACTTCAGAACACGTCTTCAAACCATTCATCAGATTTCTAGCAATCAAACAACTGTGACAAATCAAAGATGCATCAGAGAATTAACAAAATAAAGAGTGCAATCTCCTAGACATACATAAACCGTTAGAAGCTAAAAGATAAACTccacaacaaacaaatgaatgaCCTCAAAGTATTCTAATTTGACAACTACAGATAAACATATTGAATTTCAAGAACCCGCCACAAGAAAGATTCATCATTCACTTACCGCATAGTGGGTGGAGTAAAACATACAGATTAGCTATTATTTACTGCAACTAGCTCCATTTGGTAAAAAAATCATTTCCTTCAAGACACTTGACTATTCACCATAAGACACGCTGCAGAAATGTCTTGCTAGTTTAAAGATTCTCAGTATCCCCAGAATAAAAGGAGCACAAAAGATTTGAATTATACTTTCTTATGCCATATAAGTCCAGGAAATAGAGTCCCAcacaagaaaatacaagaacACAAGAAACTTTCCAAGtttagcttgagaaaagatacGCAAGAGGTAGAAAATAGATattaaaaaatatcaaatacTTGAGTTGAATTTACCAACCTGTTCCGGCCAAAGATCTCTAGACCCTTCTCATACAAGGCCTTTTCAATTGGTTTCCAGGATTTATCATCGTTAACTTCATGTTGATACAAGCCCAAAGCAAGCAAGTCATTTTTCCTGGAGGTATCATCCTTTCTTATGACAGGCTGGTTATCCATAACCAAATTTGGTGGGCAACCAGAAGTCTCAATCTGCAGAGGTTTGCAGTTGTCCAAAGCCGGAGATATCCGGCGAGGCCTTCTTGCATTTGGAGATTTCAACTTCAGGGAAGATGAACTTtcatctccattttccttcCGCGAATTAGATTGAAGGCTTAAATCTTTAAAACCCAGAGTTCCACTTTCAAGAGGATCAGAATCAGAAGCTAACATTTTCTTCTGCCTCTTCCTCATGGAAACTAGCATGTGCTCAGCTATCCGCTTGCTATTCCTTTTCTGTGTACCACCTCTCTTGACAAGCTTATTCTTCGGTGGCGATGAAGAAGGCTGAGCATCTGCAACCTCAATTGGAGGTCTAATCTCAGAGTCACTGCTTTCACATATATTTTTTGCATTTGATGAAGTACCATCACTTTGTGATGATTTTGTTCTCATTTTCACAGATAGGCCCAAATTCTTCCTCCTAGGCATCTGAGCACTGGCATCAGATGGCGGGAACAGATGTTCTTCAGAAGTTCCCTGTCCTGGAGATCTTATAGATGCATCACTTTCCAATTTTAAAACCTGAAGCGAATAAAAATTACTGGTAACAAATGGTAACAGACATGTTGTAAAGATTAACTACAGGATAACATACGTGCCTAGACAAAATTTAAGGgaactgagagagagagagagagagagagagagagaataacCAGCCGATAGCAGTTTGCACCACAGGGATCCTTTTCTGCATCTGGACAGCATGATGGAGGTGGTTTCTCAGCCTAATTACAGGAGTAAGCAATGAGATAATTATGTTGGTATTGGAAGGGTTACAAAAATCAGATGTAGGTGGTTCTCAGCCTAATTACAGGAGTAAGCAATGAGATAATTATGTTGGTATTGGAAGGGTCACAAAAATGAGATGTTGATATATTCACTTACAGGAAATATTAGATCCTGTGAACATCCATGCAATCTACAATCAAAGACCTGAAGgtagaaaaagaacaagaagaaaTCACATTTAGTAGCCTAATTAAGGAGTAGGCAATCCAATGATTAGTTAAAGAGCCATTATTTGAGAACAGTTAAACAAGATGCATACAAGACATCGACGACAAAATAGATTGTCAAAGGAATCCAAAGCAGCATCAAGATTCTTGTCGAGATATGAACTTATAGACCCATCGACATTCACATTGCTAGTAAAACCCATATCATTCCCTTCTTTAACAAGATCTTCATGTCTTGCCTGTACAAGATGTTTGATGGTGGTTTATCTCTGTAAAAAGCAAGCAGAAAACAAATGGGAAACAGCTGGACCAAAGTTTGCACTATGACCAGTTTCAGTTAGACAATTGGATCTTAAAGAAGCCCAATTAAACTAGGACTAAGAACCCATCTCGCACGTCCAGCACATACCTTTATTTCATCAGGCTTCCTAGAAAAGCACTGAGCCAGCAAATCCAAGATAACATCGGAAAATCCAAATTGTTTGACAGTCATTCTGGTAAAGCGTGGGAAAAAAGACATATCAGCACCTCTTATAATATCTATCATAAAAACAGCAAGATAGATTTCACAACAATGCATTTTGTCAGTAAGAAACGACTTCAGAGCTGCAGTTTGACAGGAAATAACTCCAGGTTGGAAATCAACTACTCTAAGCAGGTTCCAAAAAGGGCAGCTTAAACTATTCATGAGCTCAGCTTTCTTTCCCCAAATTCTGCACCTAATTAAGAAAGTGTAGAGCTCAACAGAAAATTTAAAGACGCAGATTCTTTTTAAAATTGAAACGGTTAATCTTTTCCAAACCTTTCTCCTTCTAGGACCTGTTAACGAGGCGAGATGGATTCCATTTCATAAAAACAGCTAAAAAGCTGCAAATATTTCCATAAAGTACACAATGAAAAGCAGTGTGAGATTTTATTACTGCAGAAATTGGGCCTTCCGTCCTGCCCTGCTGTCTAAGTGCATTGGAAGAAGGATAATTGGAATTAAAAGATTACACTATTAGCAGTTAAATGGAAAACAATTTTCAGCTTGTCCCCAGTAAAAGTCAAAACCATGGCTAATGCATATTAAAATGAAATGTAAGCAATATATTTGATGTAAGTTACAATCACAAAGTCTATAACAGCATATTGAGATTGTGCAATTAATATCAGATAATTCATAAAAACCAACCGCAAAATATAATCTTCAGACTCCGTGAACTCTTTCTTTTCATCTTCTTCCTCGATAGCATCTTCCTCACTATCACTGCAAATTAGGGCTTCGCCACCATTCTGGTCATAGTAAATTCTCCTTCTACCAACTACAGACTGATCCTCTGTCATTCTCTGATTTCTACATCAAATTTTAGCACAGAAGttcaaagaagaagaagcaacaTTCAGAACATAAAAAAGATAATTGTGCAACAATAGAGTGGCACCctaaactacaaaaaaaaaaaatttacacaaTGATGAAAGATAATATCAGAAAGTACAACCCTTTCACAGTCTGCATCCACAATCATACACAGACAGAGACGCATAGACAGCCAAATAATCGAACCAATGGCTGACAGGAAATAAAAGCATTGCATGCCCAGCCATTTGTTGCATGACAGTGGAGAAGGCATATAAGATGACAATGTTTTAATCCCATATTGTTCATAAATACGCCTAAAAACATGTAAAAATTACAatcttaattaaaacaaatgagGCCTCCTCTATGCTCCATACTAAGATAGTGCAACTTGGACTCAGATCTAACTGTAAGACAGTTAAGTGGCTATGAAGTCATTAAAGGTGAAGGAAAAAAAGGCTGCACCTCAAAAAGCACATGCAGCATGTAACACAATAAGCAGATATCTCTAAGCACAAATCGATCTTGAGAGAGTTCCGAAATCAGAAAAACAGGGCATGTCAGGCACCACAAAATAATTGCATTAACTACAGAAGATCTGGACGTTCTACTTATTGAGTGACATAGAACAGTCAACTCATTTCAACTACTACAGTCATATGGCAAAAAGCACTCAAATATTGTCCAGCAGGAGCTTGGAAAAGCTACAAGTACCAGTTACCACCAAAATCAATGACTTGCAGCAGAATCAAAACAAGATGAGTATGATGAAAAATCCCTAAGTGACTCAAATTATACTTCAAAATTGTTATAGACTGCTTAAAACTTAAAATTTccccaaaaaagagaaaaggaaaacaaaaagaaaaagaaaaagttgttCATTCTCTGTTACCATCTCGTGAATaacaagaaaagaggaaaagaactTCTCTCAATTGAAAGAGTGTTGGAAAACGAAAAGGATTAAGCACAATTATACATGGACACTGCCTCTTTCCTGCAAAAGACAATCTTACCACACCTGTCCAAGAAAATCCAGGTGGTATAAGGAGGTAATCTTTTCACTTCAGGAAGTTTAATAGGACGGACTGCATTCTTGACTGCAATACTTGATCCTAAGAGAATTGCTGAAGAAGCATATCCATCTTCTTGGGGACTGTTACCATCACTATCTCCACTGCTGGTACTGATTCCATTTTGCATATCAATTGCATCTTTCTGCCTCTTGGCCAACAAATCTACAGCTTGATCTGTGCCATTAATCTTAGGATTCCGTTCTGCTGACAGCTTAAATAGATTTTTTGTTACATCGAATAATTTTTGTGTATTTTCTTCCATTCGTCTCTGGAAAAGCACAATTTGACAAGAATGTTTCTCAATCTATTACTCAAAAGACTAAAAAGTTTAATCAATATTTTAAAGTTCAATGTTGCACCTTTACAAAAACAGTGCGTTCAGAGGCTACTTgttcctttaaaacatcaatgaTTGCCTGTATTTCCAGAGCAGCTGGAGTCTTTGCATCAACCAGCACAATCTGTTTATTAAACAAAAGATCAGGATTCTTGAAATGATAAATTTCCATGTGCTACACTATGGATataaaaaatcattaaaaaaagaTTGCTCATAGGATGATATAAGGAGACATGCAACAAATATATGCAACAGATTAGACAATACTCTTCCATGGCAAtaactcaaaagaaaaaatgcacacacacaaacacttaAAGACTAAAAAACTAAGTTTCTAGTttggaaaggaaaacaaagaaagtgTGCATGGTAAATCTTGAATGAGGAGTGCAGGAGGAAGGAACTCAAGCATGACTACTTTAGAGGTGATACTCATTGTCAAAAACTGCTGAAACACCATGGACAGTAACAAGTAAAAGATCACATGTGAACAAGTAAAAGCTGCATGCAAAATTATGCCAATTTCATCaagcagtaatcaaatgtattAACAACCAATAGAATACATGCCAACAAATCTTAAGCAATAATCTAAAGTTGAAATAGACTACAATTCCAACACCAGCTGATAATTGTTGATAATTGTTGTTAGCTCCTTAAATTTCAGTGCCTGTGCTCCTAATATTCTATCCCGCAATACAAGAACTATAGAAAAATTGAGAGAGATGGACGGACAGACAGACAGAAGGCAGGGAGCAAAGCAAGAGAAAAAATGTGTAGATGGAAAAAGACACCATGCATAGGTTTaccaaaatagacatataaacAATCATGTTGCATATAAccaaaacaaaagtacatgaagcatttacaaaacaaggtggttagataaacattttgTATTACTGCTAAAGGGTTATCAGGAGGGTCATCATCAGGGTCAGATCGCCAAGCATCTTTGGGAGGGTCATCAGGCAGGTCTGAGGGGTGAACGCCATGGGAAGGGTCATCAGAAGCACCAGATCGTTGAGTCTCATTCAGAGGGTCATTATGATGGCCAGACCCTTGAACGTAATTAGGAAGGTCAGATAGGTGGGCAGAAACAGTGGCAGATGCCATAAAAGCTGGCATTGCCAACGCTGAAGGTTGTGAATCAACCTTCAGATCCGCCTCTAATTGAAACAATTGACAGAGATCTATCTTAGACAATCATCAATctaaaatccaacttaaaatgCATAAAGGATCTGAGCAAGAGAGCCACAGATCTGATTTGGCAAAGATAGACTTCCAATCTTTAGGGCACAGACGGCAAGATGGTGTTGGGGGCTTGCAGGAGGAAGATGCTGCTTTAATATATAATCTTAGCAAGGGCAATTATGACAAAATCCCATTTTgcctttttatttaattttgcgTTACATCAGTTCTAAATCTGACAAGGATTATTTATGTTTGTatcaaaagagagagaggactaCCAAGAATGTGCATGTATGTGTAACAGCTAGATGAGGGCAAGGAAAACtttgaataaaaataatcataagAATAGGCTCATACAAACATATATCAACTAAAACTCATTTagttttcctcttctttttttttgaaattcttttccttctttggGCAGCCCAAAAAGTGATATTTATATCATCAATATTCGAGAAGGGGTTAAGCGTAGTCAACGATGGCAACACCGTCACTAAATAAATAGCTCAAAAAACATGAGTagcaaaaattttaaactaagtGAGAATAAAGAGAACCCGGAACAGAAAGAATCAAAAGGATATTCTCATACAAACATAAAGCTACAATCAAGTgtttttcatcttcttctttctcttctctctctccctcactttttctttttgtcttttttttgacaacttgaGCAGTGGAAAATATGGTGACCACCGAAACTAGTCAACAATGGCCACATGTAAAATAACAGATTTGAGTTTTTACATGATTAAGATAGTAAAAGAATCTGAATAGGATCCATTCAAGTTTTTATGATAGTTTAAAATAGTACGCATTCTGTTTTTTGAAGCATTGCTCTTGTAACAGATTGCATGGTAACAACAACCTTCAATTGAAAAGAAATGGAGTTAGATCTCAAACATGTTGATGAGAACAGAAGTTAAGTACATCTAAAAGCATGATGAATGAAAAATAATTGCTGTGAGAAACCATTAGGAGGGTCAAACACGATAATAGGAGTACAGAAACATCATGGATACCAAGACTATCAAAATACACTAGTAAACTCACGTTGGCCATCAGCCTAAAACTAGCAAATGGTTACATTAATACATttgcaacaaaaagaaaaggaaatgatggACTTAAGTTCTATGTGCTAACTTAGCTTTGAGGCATTATT
This window encodes:
- the LOC113701850 gene encoding histone-lysine N-methyltransferase CLF isoform X2, translated to MPAFMASATVSAHLSDLPNYVQGSGHHNDPLNETQRSGASDDPSHGVHPSDLPDDPPKDAWRSDPDDDPPDNPLAIVLVDAKTPAALEIQAIIDVLKEQVASERTVFVKRRMEENTQKLFDVTKNLFKLSAERNPKINGTDQAVDLLAKRQKDAIDMQNGISTSSGDSDGNSPQEDGYASSAILLGSSIAVKNAVRPIKLPEVKRLPPYTTWIFLDRNQRMTEDQSVVGRRRIYYDQNGGEALICSDSEEDAIEEEDEKKEFTESEDYILRMTVKQFGFSDVILDLLAQCFSRKPDEIKARHEDLVKEGNDMGFTSNVNVDGSISSYLDKNLDAALDSFDNLFCRRCLVFDCRLHGCSQDLIFPAEKPPPSCCPDAEKDPCGANCYRLVLKLESDASIRSPGQGTSEEHLFPPSDASAQMPRRKNLGLSVKMRTKSSQSDGTSSNAKNICESSDSEIRPPIEVADAQPSSSPPKNKLVKRGGTQKRNSKRIAEHMLVSMRKRQKKMLASDSDPLESGTLGFKDLSLQSNSRKENGDESSSSLKLKSPNARRPRRISPALDNCKPLQIETSGCPPNLVMDNQPVIRKDDTSRKNDLLALGLYQHEVNDDKSWKPIEKALYEKGLEIFGRNSCLIARNLMNGLKTCSEVFLYMNSYDNKLISQSGDGANALIDGYYKVDGKETMGNGVRRRSKFLRRRGRVRRLKYTWKSAGYHSIRKRISERKDQPCRQYNPCGCQSPCGKECPCLVNGTCCEKYCGCPKSCKNRFRGCHCAKSQCRSRQCPCFAADRECDPDVCRNCWISCGDGTLGVPSQRGDNYECRNMKLLLKQQQRVLLGRSDVSGWGAFLKNNVAKHEYLGEYTGELISHREADKRGKIYDRENSSFLFNLNDQFVLDAFRKGDKLKFANHSPDPNCYAKVIMVAGDHRVGIFAKERISAGEELFYDYRYEPDRAPAWAKKPETSGFKKEDGGPSSGRAKKHT
- the LOC113701850 gene encoding histone-lysine N-methyltransferase CLF isoform X1, yielding MPAFMASATVSAHLSDLPNYVQGSGHHNDPLNETQRSGASDDPSHGVHPSDLPDDPPKDAWRSDPDDDPPDNPLAIVLVDAKTPAALEIQAIIDVLKEQVASERTVFVKRRMEENTQKLFDVTKNLFKLSAERNPKINGTDQAVDLLAKRQKDAIDMQNGISTSSGDSDGNSPQEDGYASSAILLGSSIAVKNAVRPIKLPEVKRLPPYTTWIFLDRNQRMTEDQSVVGRRRIYYDQNGGEALICSDSEEDAIEEEDEKKEFTESEDYILRMTVKQFGFSDVILDLLAQCFSRKPDEIKARHEDLVKEGNDMGFTSNVNVDGSISSYLDKNLDAALDSFDNLFCRRCLVFDCRLHGCSQDLIFPAEKPPPSCCPDAEKDPCGANCYRLVLKLESDASIRSPGQGTSEEHLFPPSDASAQMPRRKNLGLSVKMRTKSSQSDGTSSNAKNICESSDSEIRPPIEVADAQPSSSPPKNKLVKRGGTQKRNSKRIAEHMLVSMRKRQKKMLASDSDPLESGTLGFKDLSLQSNSRKENGDESSSSLKLKSPNARRPRRISPALDNCKPLQIETSGCPPNLVMDNQPVIRKDDTSRKNDLLALGLYQHEVNDDKSWKPIEKALYEKGLEIFGRNSCLIARNLMNGLKTCSEVFLYMNSYDNKLISQSGDGANALIDGYYKVDGKETMGNGVRRRSKFLRRRGRVRRLKYTWKSAGYHSIRKRISERKDQPCRQYNPCGCQSPCGKECPCLVNGTCCEKYCGCPKSCKNRFRGCHCAKSQCRSRQCPCFAADRECDPDVCRNCWISLPCSCGDGTLGVPSQRGDNYECRNMKLLLKQQQRVLLGRSDVSGWGAFLKNNVAKHEYLGEYTGELISHREADKRGKIYDRENSSFLFNLNDQFVLDAFRKGDKLKFANHSPDPNCYAKVIMVAGDHRVGIFAKERISAGEELFYDYRYEPDRAPAWAKKPETSGFKKEDGGPSSGRAKKHT
- the LOC113701850 gene encoding histone-lysine N-methyltransferase CLF isoform X3 codes for the protein MSASKASTSSSPSGSDSLTEHPSIVLVDAKTPAALEIQAIIDVLKEQVASERTVFVKRRMEENTQKLFDVTKNLFKLSAERNPKINGTDQAVDLLAKRQKDAIDMQNGISTSSGDSDGNSPQEDGYASSAILLGSSIAVKNAVRPIKLPEVKRLPPYTTWIFLDRNQRMTEDQSVVGRRRIYYDQNGGEALICSDSEEDAIEEEDEKKEFTESEDYILRMTVKQFGFSDVILDLLAQCFSRKPDEIKARHEDLVKEGNDMGFTSNVNVDGSISSYLDKNLDAALDSFDNLFCRRCLVFDCRLHGCSQDLIFPAEKPPPSCCPDAEKDPCGANCYRLVLKLESDASIRSPGQGTSEEHLFPPSDASAQMPRRKNLGLSVKMRTKSSQSDGTSSNAKNICESSDSEIRPPIEVADAQPSSSPPKNKLVKRGGTQKRNSKRIAEHMLVSMRKRQKKMLASDSDPLESGTLGFKDLSLQSNSRKENGDESSSSLKLKSPNARRPRRISPALDNCKPLQIETSGCPPNLVMDNQPVIRKDDTSRKNDLLALGLYQHEVNDDKSWKPIEKALYEKGLEIFGRNSCLIARNLMNGLKTCSEVFLYMNSYDNKLISQSGDGANALIDGYYKVDGKETMGNGVRRRSKFLRRRGRVRRLKYTWKSAGYHSIRKRISERKDQPCRQYNPCGCQSPCGKECPCLVNGTCCEKYCGCPKSCKNRFRGCHCAKSQCRSRQCPCFAADRECDPDVCRNCWISLPCSCGDGTLGVPSQRGDNYECRNMKLLLKQQQRVLLGRSDVSGWGAFLKNNVAKHEYLGEYTGELISHREADKRGKIYDRENSSFLFNLNDQFVLDAFRKGDKLKFANHSPDPNCYAKVIMVAGDHRVGIFAKERISAGEELFYDYRYEPDRAPAWAKKPETSGFKKEDGGPSSGRAKKHT